In Pygocentrus nattereri isolate fPygNat1 chromosome 3, fPygNat1.pri, whole genome shotgun sequence, the DNA window TTGCCCCCTCTTATATTACAGACCTGCTAACACCCTCAACCTGTCAAAGTTCTCTTAGATCATCTTCTCAGAACTTGCTGACTGTTCCCAGGACTCCCAGGCTGAAACTTAAAGGTGATCGTGCATTTGCGTTTTATGCCATGAGACTTTGGAACAGTCTTCTGCCCGATATTCGCCAAGCCACTTCTATCTCTGTGTTTAAATCAGGtctaaaaacatacttttacaaACTTGCATTTGAATAGCAGGAGATTGTAGTGATGTGAGGTGCTGctagttttctttctcttttttttctaagcTCTTTTTATATGTTACTTTCGTTacgtattttatttgttttattgttcttaacccagtgtgtcctggggatttattttatgtacaacACTTTGGTCAACTCAGGTTGTGTTTAgagtgttttataaataaattcttaCTTACTTAAGTAAGCCATTAGCCAAAATACTGTCTTCAGCTCAACTACCGATTACTTTGCAGTGCATAAACAGAGACCCTCCCCCAGGGTGCTAACCCCATCTGCCAACATGATTGATAGGCTTACGAGGTATAAGGgctgatatgattggctgaagGTTACGTTAGTCAATCTCTGGTACAGCAGATGtagcagagcagcagcagcacctccCCCAGGTCACACCCTGCTATTACAGTATATTGTGAATGCGAATAAACTACCCATGATTTGGATGGACATTCACTTAGGAAGTCTCGGATAAATAACATATAGATGGCCTAGCGCCCATGTgatgaagcatgattcatcgcTCCAGAACAAGTTTGTACTGCTCCAGACTTCAACGACGACGTGCTTCACATCACCACAGCCCACGCCTGGCTTCGTACAAGGTGATCTTAGACTTGTGTGCTTTGCAGTGGAAACCCAAGTCATGAACAGACATGAAAACACATGAGTAGGGAAAAAGATTTAGAAACCAGTGCCCTGTAGCGTCGAGGGTATTTACATTATAATTTCTGTGGAAATTATTTAGTTATGTATCTTACACAATTTATATGCCATTCTAATACAGACATGCTATTTTTTCTTAGCATGTGCCTCCCCCAGTGTAGTCTACGACTCTAACTTGGCTAGCTAAGTCTAGCTGGCTCTGCTctgagtgactgtttacattttaatgatttgattATGCAATACTTTCTGAATAAATGTAACTGGTTACTGCCCCTGTCTGTGTTTAGGGTTTATTTGTCCCActgccccccttctctctctcgctctctctctctctctctgttgttccGGTGACTCCGGGTCGGGGGCGCTGCAGGACGGAACCGGCCAGAAGAGTCTCTCCGTTACACACACGTGCGCGCGCAGCCAGTACCTCTCCGCTTATTATTATAGCCCATGTCTGAacgacacaaagagagagagagagagagagagacagagagagagacagagagagagagagagagagagagagagagagagagagacagacagagagagagacagagagagagagacgtgcgTGAAGGGGTGAATGAGGCACTGAATTAGACTGTGTCTGTGCGTATGGACTGGACCTCTGTGCGCGTGCACGCTGCGTTATGTCCTCCACAGAAATGTAAACATGCCTAAAGGTCGCTGGGCTGATGTAAAATTAATTTATGATTCATCACCAGCCGCCCAACAGCCATCAATCATCACCACAATCAACAGTAATCATCAATAATCAACCATCATTTCAGGCATCAGTCTGGAACGCTGATTAAGATCAATCAATCCGGAGCCGAGCGGCCTGTGAACAAACCGAGTACAAAGAAGACGTACTGAACCTCTAAAACACCGATGAGATAATCCCTCCGAGTTCACTGGTGGATAACAGACTGGAGGAGGCGGATTAGGAGGAAAAGTGTGAGGGGCGAAAAGTGAGGAATAAAAAGGCTCCGAACCGGAGACCCAAGATGGCGCTCAGCGGCTACCACAGCACTGTGGAGTGAAGTAAACAAAAGACGGGGAGTTTTTCTGCTCCGTGAGGGGAAAAGTCCACACACGGGCGTTAGAAACGCCAGACGACGGTTTAATGCTAAACGCACACGTTGACCGCGAGAACGTCATCAGTGTTTTGAAAAAGGGACGGCTCGCGCTCCATTCCCCCAATGAGATTCCAACAAAAGAACGCGCGCGGTGAGAACAAGCAGTTCTGTCTAAAGTGTCGTTCAGACTCGAGACAATCCCCAAAACCCCATTAGCACTATTTgcccaccccacacacactgATGGGGAGAATGCCCGTGATGTGCCCCCCCTACACACCCCCCTCCGGTACCGGGACTGGGTGCCGTTCTCGCTGGTCTGTTGGCAACTTTCCTACGAGCGCAGAGAACTCGCGCTTTAAGTGCCACTTCCTACTGTTCTTGCACACTAAAAAGTGACTTGCGAGCGCTTTCCCACGAATCCCCGGACGCACGCGAGTTCTCGGTGCGATTTCGGGGCGACTTTAATTCACGTGCGGCCAGTTTCGGCGAGGTTTAACGATAAATAACCCGAACAACGTCACGCGGGCTCGCGGGCAGCGCTGTGTTAGTTCGCCAACTCCGCACGCCGATTAAAAAACCAAAACGACGTCGTGCACGGACCGAACCGGGCGCGGCTCGCGCAGCAGTGATCGCGGTTTCGCGCGGGCTCGGTGTCGCCGAGCTCGGCGCGGCGGGCGCCGGTCCATTTGGGCCGAATCGTGCAAAATGCGTCGCCTCGCGCGCGACCCCGAGTCGGTTTTCGCGGAAAAAAAGTTCGTCGAACGGCACCAGCCCGCGAGACGCGAGCTCGCCCGCGAAGCCGGGATTCTCCTGCATCGGACGCGGCGGTCGGACGGGGCCGCGCCGGACCGGGCCGCGCGAATTCGGCGCGAGTTCGAGGAGGAAGAAACACAAACGAGCGCGCGCGGGGTTCCATGGAAGCCTGCTCGCTCAGCTGCTGGCAGTTGGTGTTCTCAATCACGTCCGCGTGGAGGCTTCATAGGCTCTACGCGAGAATAacatagacacacactctctcactctctctctcactctctcatacacacacacacacacacactcacacacttctCCAGCTTGCTTCTCAGTCCGCTACGTTACGTGTGAAGAGGAATTTATTTACTTGAATCATCGCATCGACCGCGAGGCGACAGAGCCGTCTGTGCTAACGTGCTGACCAACTTACTTTGTGTGGCGGTTTTTAGTGTCTTGTTTTGAACTCAGTTTTGAATTTGACAGCTCGCTCTCGCGCTGTCCAGCGGACCAGCGGAAAACTCTGAAAGTTAGCCTAGCATGGCCGAGACAGCAGCAGCGCCCGCGGCGAAGCCCAAGAGGGCGAAAACCCCAAAGAAGGCGGTCTCGCACCCCAAGTACTCGGACATGATCAAGGCGGCCATCGTCGCCGACAAGAGCCGCGGAGGGGCGTCGCGGCAGTCCATACAGAAGTACGTGAAAAGTCACTACAAGGTGGGCGAGAACGCCGACTCTCAAATCAAACTAGCCCTGAAGAGGCTGGTGGCCAGCGGGCTCCTGCGCCACACCAAGGGCATCGGAGCCTCAGGCTCCTTCAAACTCGCCAAAGCGGATGAGGTGAAGAAGCTGCCGGCCAAACCCAAGGCGCCAACCAAAGCAAGAAAGCCAGCAGCCAAGGCCGCCCCCAAACCCAAAAAGGCCCCCAAGCCCAAGAAGGTGGTAAAGTCACCAGCCAAGGCGAAGAAGAGCAAAGCGCCGGAGAAGAAGGTGAAGAAGGTGGCCGAGAAGAAGAAGAGCGCCGTCAAGGCTAAGAAAGTTGCCAAGAAGCCGAAGGTGGCTAAGGCGGCGAAGGCGAGCAAAGGCAAGAAAGTGAAAACGGCCAAGCCCAAGCCGAAAACAGCGGCCAAGAAAGCAGCTAAGAAGAAGTGAAGGAGTGAGGGGACTTGTGAAAAAAGTTCATCTAGAACTCTGAGACTGACTAATCCACAAAACGCCCTCAAGTTCACTGTACATAGACTTTTCTGAGGAAGTTGTTTTTgctatattataattattattatttttgtatggtCTCTCTGTGCTGACTTCAACCCAACCTTTTTACAGTTTCTTCCACCACTACTTTGCACTATTGTGACATGATACGAGACCCTACTATCTAAATAAACAAGGGTCTTAATAATTGCAATTATGTGGCTAACcattgttatttatttcttattttcatctGAATGCTTGATTAAGTAGTTTGGACGACCCTAAATGACATCTGGACGCTGATGCGGAACAGTGTATTGTGTTGGTAGGACTGTAGGCTTAAACCCAA includes these proteins:
- the LOC108429165 gene encoding histone H1.0-B, encoding MAETAAAPAAKPKRAKTPKKAVSHPKYSDMIKAAIVADKSRGGASRQSIQKYVKSHYKVGENADSQIKLALKRLVASGLLRHTKGIGASGSFKLAKADEVKKLPAKPKAPTKARKPAAKAAPKPKKAPKPKKVVKSPAKAKKSKAPEKKVKKVAEKKKSAVKAKKVAKKPKVAKAAKASKGKKVKTAKPKPKTAAKKAAKKK